The segment CTCAGGGATTACCCCAGCCGCTCGGCCCTGGCAGTGCCGCCACGTTTATCTGTGCGCTGCTAGGCCTCAGAATACTGCCGGTCCGTTAGGTCAGAGCGGAGCCGCGTGCCGAGCGGCTTGTAAAGCACAGCCCGCGCACTTTGTGGTGAAGGGTTCTTGCATAGCACAGCGGTTTCAGCCCGTTTCACGCTGCTTTGCCTttcccggccccgcagcccgcacGCGCCCAGACATTCCCGTGATGATAACCGCAGCGGCAGCCTCGGGCTCCGTCACACCGGTGGGCGAGAGCCGGGCGGGCCCTTCCTGCGGCGGAACCAAAGGTTGGGgctgcgcggcggcggcggaggctGCGCTGGTGCACCGCGCCGTTCCAGTCCCGTTCCGTTCCGTTCCGTTCCCCGCGCGCCTCGCTGTCGGCTGCTGCGGGACGGGCCGTGGCTGCCATGCTGCTCCGCGCCGCCGGCTGCTGGCGTGCCGCCgcctcccggcccggccccgtTTGGCTGCGGGGTGCGGAGCACCGTGGGCTCCCGCTTGCCAGCCGCCGTCTGGGCCTgcccctgcctctgcctctggcCGCGGGGGGACGGCGGCTGCGGAGCGGCTGCGGGGCGCTCCCCGAGGTGCgctgggaggggaaggggctcGGGTTGGCTGCGCTGTGCTTTGCGAGAAATACGAACGTAACGGGGAGGCTGGGTAGGCATATTTGGTTTCTCGTCTTCGCTTGGCACGAAGTTTGCTACGGGATGGTGGTCTCTGACTGGGGCTCTGAGAGGTAAAGGTTGTGACTGCCTCCCTGCAAAGCTGTGTACAAAAAGGATTGCAGGTTATAGCGCAGTGTGTTGTACAGTGTGCCTGGCATGTGCTAgaagtgtgctcaggtggccaagaaagaCCGGCAGCATCATGTCCTGTATGGGAAATTACGTAGCCAGAGGGACTGGGGATGTGGTTAATccagctgtgcaggggaggtttagattggatactGGGAATAAACTTCACAGAAGGGGTTgtgaagcattggaacagactgcccagggaagcagtcactgcccctggaggtgtttaaggatGTGTAGATGTGGTGCTTAGGGATGTGGTTTGATAGCAGTGTGAGGTTAACAATTGGGCTTGATGACCTTTAGAGAACTTTTCCAGTCTAAATGATCCTGTAGCATATAACCTAACCTTAATGGCTAATTCAGATTGCTGGGAATAGGTTCAGGACCCAGAGAATCTTCTGTGGAGgtagtggcctcaagttgtgtcagaGGAGGTTCATTctggatactaggaaaaacttctcagaaagagtggtgaggtattggaatggactgcccagggagatggtggaattgctgtccctggaggtgttcaagaaatgcttacatgtggcactgagggacatggttagtgggcatggtaggggCGGGTTGATGGTTGGtctgggtgatcttagaggtcttttccagccttaatgattctattctatgattctctgaagtGCTGATAGGTACTGATGTTACTTTCATCTTCCAGGTTGCATCTTTTCAAGGGGTAGCAGTTCGCAGCCTCAGCACATCTGCCCCTTCTGACCACCCAGAACATGGAAGATTGGTTTATAAAGGAAACTTAGCAAAAGCAGTGTTAGGTGTGTAACTTGAAAGGATCcttattgctttaaaaaaaaaaaaattaaaaaatgtaaatgcaacagtaagaaagcaaatgttctTTCCAACTCTGCTAAAACCCCAAATctctgtacagaaaaaaaaaaaacgtatcTTGCTGTGATGTTTGATTTTATACTTCTGTGGCATGTAACGATTAATGttaaaagtatttctgtttcagtcaaTTTTAGGTCTGCAGGGAGTTCTGAAGGTACAGTGCGACTGTAATCCCTCAgcctgcttctgtttctcttgcaGCCTCTCGAGCAATTATCCAACATTGACCAGCTGTAACTAATAGTTGCATTCTGTATGCTTTTGAGTGTCACTAAAATGACAAAAGTGCTGTCTGTAATGAGACTTTGGTTGATGTCTCTTTGACCTGTTAATGTTCTGAAGATTTAGCAAACAGTAGTTTGCTGGATGTTTTCTGATAGGCGTTCTTGAATTGAAGGGGGAGGTATGCCCTTGTATGTTTAATTTTCACAGCATCTTTAGACTACTGGTTCTCATTGTGTCTCAAGGATGGTGGGTGATTGATATCAGCGGCTGCTGTCTTTCAAGCTGTATGCATAGATGACTGCAGAATACTTGTGAATGTAGAATAACctacatttttcaaattaaacacAGTGGGGTACCAAgcaagcttttttctttaatgcacaCTGAATGTCTAATGTGGTTGTTGATGAAGAGAGAAGTGCCCAACCATATCTTTAGTGATTATTCCTGTCTGTGAAGTGAAAAATGCACATCTGCATAATTGCATGATAGCAGAGTTCATCATAGAAATAAGACCAGCTACTAGCTTTGATTAAACCCAGCATGAATATAACAAACCATGAGTGGCAGGAAGAGAGGACTGGACCTCCTGGTAATTGTTAATGGCTTCTTCTATTCGAGAGTGGTTTAAAAAAGGCTTTTCAATAATTTTAGCTGTTCAAGAAGCAACAAAAATTTGTAGTAGCAGAACATAGGTAATTGCAGAGACAATCTTACTTACAAGTATTAACcttggttttttgcttttgttctccgTAGgtgtgagatttttttcctactccaCCAGCATATTCAACCTGTTCATGGCACCCTACCTCATGCTGAAAACTGGTATTGGATTTGACAGCCTGTTTCTACAAGCTGCATTTTATGGGTTGATAGGGTTTTTTACATTTGTTACTCCAGTTACTTTGCATATCCTTACAAAGGGCTATGTAATTCGACTCTATTATAAAGAGGAAATGGACACATACACGGCTATTACATACAATGCAATCTTGGCAGAAAAAGCAACTGTCTTCCATCAGAAAGATGTAAAGATTCCAGACATCACCAAGATGTTTACAACATTTTATGCTAAAACTAAATCAATGCTTGTTAATCCAACGCTTTTCCCGGATCCTCAGGATTATAACCGTCTCATGGGCTATGACAAAgccttttgttttgattttgaggaggaagagaaagatggTGAAAGTAAATAATTTGAAGATAAGGAATGTCACTTACCGTTCATTGTGCACTACTATAAATGTGAAAGAATGTTAAACTGTATTACGGTTTCTAAAGTATCAGGTAACATTAGAGTTGCTCAAATTTTGGAATGtactgaatttttgttttaaacctgTAAACAATATGTAGAGCTTTTAAAGAGTTAACAacacaaaatacacaaaaaatgcttctgtttttcttgtgcttgttcttggtttattttttgttaactAACCAGGAGAACTGTAACATGCATGGACTGTGCTGCAAACTCACCAGCTCTGCTTTAAAAGGAACTgttgatataaaaaaaatctgggatGTTCATTACCTGTCAAGCACATTGTTAAGTTTTTTAAGATTAGAGACAAACTACTTAACACAGAAAGGTCGGGCTTCTTTTAACAGATACTACTCTTCATCCCATGAGAGTAGGGTTGGCCTTCACTTCAAAAGGCAGGCAGGTATTACTGCTAACTCCTCTTGTAATTTCCTTTTAGAGGTCTGTGGGTCTCTAGAAAAGATGGACAGAATAGGTGGATCACAGCAATCTCTATTCACAGCTACTGAAATGGTTTCCTGAGATAGAATCACACTCCCAAGCAGCTCTATTCccagagatggaaaagaagtAAGAGCTGTACTGTGAAAATCTTGCTAAGACAAATATTTGTACCAATTTAAAGCACCAGCATCTAGTGGTTTAAATGGATTCTTTTGGCATTTATGAAAGCCAGGGAAACAAAAGGGAATCTTTACAGAGTACTGTTTAGAGCTTGtgcctttaaaaaatatacCTCTTGATATTTAACTCTGCAAAGAAAGTCACATTTAGTTCAAGTAAAGAGTATAAGATCTTCACATGTGACTAGGTTGCTTATATTAGTTCTGCACTCTGAATATGTGGAAATTggatttaaatgtttttaaaccaAGCAGAGGTTTGTCACATGAGACTTGTGTACAGATACAGATACATTACTTGTGTACAAGTAATGATGGTCCTGAATATTTTGAAGCTTAAAAAATCACTGAATTAGAAAAGAGTAGGTGCAGAATTCAAATTGATTCTTTCATGTTAGCAGCGTTATGTTGAAAAGCCTGATCTATCTCTGTTAAGCCAATATCACTGGGTAAGTAAGCAGtgatatatttttgtatgtttagTGCATTATACTGAAGGCAGGGGGCCAGTAATAAGCAGTTGTAATCACATGGTTATGGTACTTGTTATTGTTGAAGTCATGTTTTACACCAAATTAAACATTTGTCCATTGTTTTCGTGTCAAATATGTTGATTCTTGTTTGTGCTCATGGGTAAAGTTAACTTCATCTTTGAATGCCAAATAGAGGGAGAACAGGAAGTAGTTTGCAAGAGTCAATAAAAGAAAGGCCCCAACTTTGTGTTTATGTGCTTCTTGAGCAATACCAAAATCCTCCgccttttcttctgaatgcaAAGAATTTTTACTGTTGAAATTTGGTATTCTGCTGGATAAGAATTTGAGCAACAATGAAAGTCTTTTATATTTCCAATGTGCACTTGAAAATAATGGTTATCACATAACTTTATTTGAATagtattttaatacagaaatgcaATCTTATTGAATTGTGAAAACAGTTTTTGCTTTCCAGCACTGGGGAAGATCAAATTTACTAGAGATGTACAATATTCCACTGCGTCaaccatttatttattcctaAGTTGGCAAACTAAATTCAGGAAACAAGCTCCGTATCTTCATAGACATCGTTATGGCCAGCAAATAAGAATGCTTTTGATGCTGTTCCTGTTGACGTTTGGCTGTCCTTGTTTGTAATTCCAGGATTCTCAGATCTGGCTTCTTTTGAACATCTGGTTTAGATCTCTGGAAGTTGTAGAGATCAGAACAAACTAGTACTCAAGCAATGGTATCTTGTTCTTTACgtaagaataaaaaagaaaatggaaattttcttCTAGATGCATTTCTTCTTCAACTTCtagatgcatttctgttttactttggGTCCTCAGTAGTCAAACTGAATACAGATAGTTTGCAGAACCCATCCTTTTATCATACCACACAATCTAGTTCTGCAGATACTGAAGTTTAGATGCATTCCGTAGTGCATTTCCGAGTCGGAAAGTGGGAAATGATTGATGTACTTCTAAGCTAGAAAATGTGCATAAAGCATAACAGCCCCTTCTGCTACTGACACATTCTGCTAGAGAACTGTCTtaatgttctgatttttttgtgtgtgtgtatgtgtgtgtatcagctccacatccttccccATTCATTTATTGAATTTATTCACTGTTCCTTAATTTCCTGGACTaccattttcttgtttatttttcttcatttttgtacCTTTGGTGAAAAGCAGTTCTATTTGCAGAGGGTTTCCTACAATCAAATGTTTTCATCCCTGGTAGGTTTTTTCAGTTGTAGGTAACTTGCATGgatcatggaaaaaaattgttaagaCCTGAAGAATGTGTACGTACATGTGAGTAGAGATTCTGAAGGAAATACAGATATAGAAGCTCAGTCTTCTGAAAGATGCGCTCTACAAGCTGTCTTATTTGCAAGGCTATTCCTTCTGTAGGAGTtctgagctcctgcagcctttcagtgccAACCCATTTCTTGTTATAAGCAGCTGGCTCTCTCATTTTACTGTAGTACTGATTTTGCTCAATCTGGTGTGAAGAGCAGGAACATATGAAATGACTCAAATCTCCTTCCTAGATGCTTGCCTCCTATCCCCTTCCGGCCTTAAGAGCTTCCACAGAAGGTTGTGGATGACTGCCGTTTTCATGGGAAAACAGGATACAGGCAGATTCTTCTTCTCAGTTTTTGGCTATATGGTATTCTCTTGCCAGtgttcctttccctttttctcaaAGTCTTTGGCTTTGTCCGCAATATTATTCATCTGTATTATTCATCAGTACTTATCTGTTCTGAATTATAAAGTACAGTGCTTGTCATTcttcaatgttatttttttttaattaaattatccCACAACCCTCAGCCTTTTCTTGCATATGTAAAATATTCTGATCAGAAAATGATCCCCTTttgatttcaaagagaaatctTTAAAGCTCTGAGGTGCTTCACACTCCTAAGCATGCTTCCTAAAATTACCTAGTTTCACTGGAGCATACTTTATTACACACCGAAGTCGTTTCACTGGCAAAGATGAGGAAGAGCTGAGTAGATATTTTGCACCGTACTGTGAGAGTCTAATTAAAGTGATGgaaatttaatgaaattgtACCATGAAAAGTTAGAGCGCGTGAATTATTACAACTGTTCAGTATAACTCCATAGGTGAAAACCTGTTAAACTGCTGTAATTTGGTTGCTGTGGAGTTCCATGGTCATAATATCAATTTCTTCATGACCCTATGTACCTGCTGTAGCCATAGCCCCCTGAGAAATGGGTCAAGTGAGCTGGCTAAAAGTTGGATCCACTGTAATAAGATTATAGCACAGCTATACAGGCCTCAGCGAGTAGCTTAAAATAAGCTCAAATGAGCAGCTATTTTAAGCAGGGAAGAACAGAGAAcaagagcaaacagaaaacttgTCCAGCTGTCTTAATTTGTTGAATACCCTGATAGGCAGTGTTGCTGTGGTATGCTTTCTGGCTGTTCAGCCTCAGGTAGGATGCAGCCCTTTCTTCCCCCTTTatcctctgctttctcttcttcctgccAAGTTTAATGGTTCAATGTATACTTTAGGGTATATCTATAAGCTTAGATCCTAAACTTGGCTTGGAAAGAGTAAACTTCAAGCTCACTGGCAACAGACAGAATTATTTGCAACACAATTATTTCCATGGGATAACGCTTAGTCTGCATTTACTTCACTCATAACAGCCTCTGATAGCTTAACGTGATATATCCAAATCATGTCATTAAGTCAAAGTGcatacagcattttaaaaagatacatTCAGAGCAATACACATCACTCCCTCTTTTACTTTCCATAgttattttcttgctgtctcCAATGGCACAAACTCACCACCGGTGCACtgctctgggatgcatctccCTCGGCACCCTCAGCACTCCATCAGCTGTATATAGAGTAGCTGAATCCTCCAGCTCTGTCTAGTATCCCTGGTCATGAGTGCACTTCCATAATATGCCACAATTCCATAATATTTAATTCTGTCTGACAAACACTTTGGAACAGAATGctttcctctgctgccctggAATACTGTTGGTCTgggttctgttgttgttttttttcttgtgatggGATATTATGCTAAAGTATATTGTAAATCTTCCCTGAGGGAGATTTCAGTGACTTATAGGTGCTCATCTGGTCACAGTGCTCATCTGCAGCCAATGATCTAAATGCaaagttattattttaaagagcaATCACATGTGATCTCAGCACTTGTTTCGATGAACtgagaaagaagataaaagtcTCATAAATTCGTTTaaggtttttaaacacaaatcAGCTAGGAGGTTTGGAGTTAAATTTTACTCTCAGCATCTCAGATGTAGGCAAAATGAACATTCCTAAATTCTCTGAgtctggatttattttattttctgttaaatagaCGTGAGACTCGGTAGCTATGAAGAGTAGTTATGAAggatttcaaaatgaaagtaaatagtCACAATACTCTAAAAAATGAACTTTATCGTGTAGCTATCTCCActgttctttcccttcttttcaccTTCCTCCTGGATAAGtgtataaatgaaaaacattaaagaaagaTTATCTAGTAAAAATCAAATGTAGAAATATACACATCCTTCCTCTCCAATACCCTTCATACTGATTGAAAGTGGAAAAGCACAACTACAGTGTACTAGTTTAGGGCTTTGGCCATTGGGCACCACAGAAGATCAGTTCTGTGAACGTCACTGATACAAGCATTGAAGTACTCATACATCTAAAACTGAATTT is part of the Gallus gallus isolate bGalGal1 chromosome 2, bGalGal1.mat.broiler.GRCg7b, whole genome shotgun sequence genome and harbors:
- the TMEM70 gene encoding transmembrane protein 70, mitochondrial isoform X1, coding for MLEASRARCEGKVASFQGVAVRSLSTSAPSDHPEHGRLVYKGNLAKAVLGVRFFSYSTSIFNLFMAPYLMLKTGIGFDSLFLQAAFYGLIGFFTFVTPVTLHILTKGYVIRLYYKEEMDTYTAITYNAILAEKATVFHQKDVKIPDITKMFTTFYAKTKSMLVNPTLFPDPQDYNRLMGYDKAFCFDFEEEEKDGESK
- the TMEM70 gene encoding transmembrane protein 70, mitochondrial precursor; protein product: MLLRAAGCWRAAASRPGPVWLRGAEHRGLPLASRRLGLPLPLPLAAGGRRLRSGCGALPEVASFQGVAVRSLSTSAPSDHPEHGRLVYKGNLAKAVLGVRFFSYSTSIFNLFMAPYLMLKTGIGFDSLFLQAAFYGLIGFFTFVTPVTLHILTKGYVIRLYYKEEMDTYTAITYNAILAEKATVFHQKDVKIPDITKMFTTFYAKTKSMLVNPTLFPDPQDYNRLMGYDKAFCFDFEEEEKDGESK